The Gemmatimonadota bacterium genome has a window encoding:
- a CDS encoding aspartate aminotransferase family protein yields MASLPTTNKGWLELGNQYLLRHPMRTAPLVPERGDGLYMWDVEGRRFIDFQSGQLCVTLGHSHPDYVKALCDQAHKIIQVGTTFIAPSEVLLAKKMAEIAPDPLQKSFFACTGSESNEMALRLVRKYTDRFEVIALMRGYHGQSYGSASITGRGGMLREGYGPMPTGASFIPTPYEYRCQFCRDEACCNLGCADAAENVIDSSTSGRPAAFFFEPLMSAAGQIVPSKEWIQRIVEICRERDILTVADEALTCFGRTGKWFAFEHFDFVPDIVTCSKGLGGAVPLCAVMTSAEIADAAVAKGFMPFSSHAGDPLLCETGLANIEIVDRENLVENARVVGNYFMDRLKVMEDTYEIVGEARGLGLCLGLELVTDKQSREPNFDGAAMVTEYCYENGLWLPIVPRMLDKDPLSRRFMELSGSQVLRFMPPITITEAQIDESLEIIEAGVRIAEERTARVAPAVE; encoded by the coding sequence ATGGCGTCGCTACCCACCACGAACAAGGGCTGGCTCGAACTCGGCAACCAGTACCTTCTGAGACATCCGATGCGCACCGCGCCGCTGGTTCCCGAACGCGGCGACGGGCTCTACATGTGGGACGTGGAAGGCCGGCGGTTCATCGATTTTCAGTCTGGACAGTTGTGCGTGACCCTGGGCCATTCCCACCCGGATTACGTGAAGGCCCTCTGCGACCAGGCCCACAAGATCATCCAGGTGGGCACGACTTTCATCGCGCCGTCGGAAGTGCTGCTGGCCAAGAAGATGGCCGAGATCGCGCCGGACCCGCTGCAGAAGTCCTTCTTCGCCTGCACGGGATCCGAATCCAACGAAATGGCCCTGCGCCTCGTGCGGAAGTACACGGACCGCTTCGAGGTGATCGCCCTCATGCGCGGCTACCACGGCCAGTCCTACGGCAGCGCGTCCATCACCGGCCGGGGAGGCATGCTGCGGGAGGGATACGGGCCCATGCCCACAGGCGCTTCGTTCATTCCGACGCCCTATGAGTACCGCTGCCAGTTCTGCCGGGATGAAGCCTGCTGCAACCTGGGATGCGCGGACGCGGCGGAGAACGTGATCGACTCGTCCACATCCGGACGGCCCGCGGCCTTTTTCTTCGAACCGCTCATGAGCGCGGCGGGGCAGATCGTGCCTTCCAAAGAATGGATTCAGCGGATCGTGGAAATCTGCCGGGAACGGGACATCCTGACCGTGGCGGACGAGGCCCTGACGTGCTTTGGACGTACGGGCAAGTGGTTCGCCTTCGAGCACTTCGATTTCGTGCCCGACATCGTGACCTGCTCCAAGGGACTCGGCGGCGCCGTGCCCCTGTGCGCCGTGATGACCAGCGCGGAAATCGCGGACGCCGCGGTGGCCAAGGGATTCATGCCTTTCTCGTCCCATGCCGGGGATCCGCTCCTCTGCGAAACCGGCCTGGCCAACATCGAAATCGTCGATCGCGAGAACCTGGTGGAAAACGCCCGGGTCGTGGGCAACTACTTCATGGACCGGCTCAAGGTGATGGAGGATACCTACGAGATCGTGGGCGAGGCCCGGGGACTGGGGCTGTGTCTGGGGCTCGAGCTGGTGACGGACAAGCAGAGCCGGGAGCCCAATTTCGACGGCGCCGCCATGGTGACGGAGTACTGCTACGAGAACGGCCTCTGGCTGCCCATCGTGCCCAGGATGCTCGATAAGGATCCGCTCAGCCGGCGCTTCATGGAGCTGTCGGGTTCCCAGGTGCTGCGCTTCATGCCGCCGATCACCATCACCGAAGCCCAGATCGACGAATCCCTGGAGATCATCGAGGCCGGGGTGCGCATCGCCGAAGAAAGGACGGCGCGCGTGGCGCCGGCGGTGGAGTAA